A genomic segment from Aspergillus puulaauensis MK2 DNA, chromosome 1, nearly complete sequence encodes:
- a CDS encoding serine hydrolase domain-containing protein (COG:V;~EggNog:ENOG410PRE3;~InterPro:IPR001466,IPR012338;~MEROPS:MER0026262;~PFAM:PF00144), whose protein sequence is MRIQAITAVAAVIPRCLAELQHPLGNQYSETPADSPFNDAFNQRVEWILEHFHIPGLSVSVVNNGTTFAKGYGLSNIATSTPVTPNTLFFAGSTTKAHTAAALSLLVDDNNNYPHIQWDTPIHTLLPEFALSDPIYTSQITLTDMLSHRSGLPRHDMLLMLNTTAQDIVARLQHLPLTAPIRTKFQYCNLLYITAAHLIETVTGSAFEDFLRTNIWNPLGMNDTGFDLQAALDRNLDVAQGYYYDADTDTDTDTDADTDTGKGKLHPTNRTYNPAITGAGNILTSATSYAKWMDALLTHSPPISPAGYTALFSAHTIGTPAPYNPFSAPDLYGLGWVIQNYRGETIVQHGGAQDGYGALVVMLPARGFGVTILGNYMEGMNGAAQVLGFELVDNLLGVGEGGRFDWVGTIDNQTRQFQLTNETFEKLYPDLPATPSLIPAPVDSASFAGRYTHPAYPALNISSTCPERAPLRNPAKWTGVRLCGSFEDLVPLPDELAFDFFHLTGGYWALVLGLEGMHQATRAEFGVSVGGVVDRVGVEFDGEMMLRGEKIWFERV, encoded by the exons ATGCGTATCCAAGCAATTACAGCCGTAGCAGCGGTCATTCCGCGATGTCTTGCTGAGCTGCAGCATCCCCTAGGAAACCAGTACTCAGAGACTCCCGCCGACAGCCCCTTCAACGACGCCTTTAACCAACGAGTCGAATGGATACTCGAGCACTTCCACATCCCAggcctctccgtctccgtcgtCAACAATGGCACGACATTCGCAAAAGGCTACGGCCTATCCAACATCGCCACATCCACCCCTGTCACCCCCAACACGCTCTTCTTCGCAGGCAGCACCACAAAAGCACACACGGCCGCTGCTCTCTCACTCCTCGtcgacgacaacaacaactacCCTCACATCCAATGGGACACACCAAtccacaccctcctcccTGAATTCGCACTCAGCGACCCGATTTACACCTCCCAAATCACCCTCACCGATATGCTCAGCCACCGCTCCGGGCTCCCGCGGCATGATATGCTCTTGATGCTGAACACCACTGCCCAGGATATCGTAGCGAGGCTGCAGCATCTCCCACTGACAGCGCCTATCCGGACTAAGTTTCAGTATTGCAACCTCTTGTATATAACTGCGGCGCATCTAATCGAAACCGTGACCGGCTCAGCCTTCGAGGACTTCCTCCGGACGAATATCTGGAATCCACTCGGCATGAACGATACAGGGTTCGACCTCCAAGCAGCACTAGACAGGAACCTGGATGTCGCACAGGGATACTACTACGACGCAGACACcgatacagatacagatacagatgcAGATACAGATACTGGGAAAGGAAAGCTGCACCCAACAAACCGCACCTACAACCCCGCCATCACAGGCGCAGGAAACATCCTCACCTCCGCAACCTCCTACGCAAAATGGATGGACGCCCTACTCACCCACTCCCCGCCAATCTCGCCCGCGGGGTACACCGCGCTCTTCAGCGCACATACCATCGGAACCCCGGCGCCATATAACCCCTTCAGCGCGCCAGACCTGTACGGGTTGGGCTGGGTGATCCAGAACTACCGCGGCGAGACGATCGTGCAGCACGGCGGCGCGCAGGACGGGTATGGGGcgttggtggtgatgcttCCAGCCCGGGGGTTTGGGGTGACGATTCTCGGGAATTATATGGAGGGGATGAATGGGGCAGCCCAGGTTTTGGGGTTTGAGCTTGTTGATAATCTgcttggggttggagagggggGGAGGTTTGATTGGGTTGGGAC AATCGATAACCAAACCCGACAATTCCAACTCACAAACGAAACATTCGAAAAACTATACCCTGACCTGCCCGCGACTCCCTCGCTCATTCCAGCCCCGGTGGACAGCGCCTCCTTCGCCGGTCGATACACCCACCCCGCCTATCCAGCCCTAAACATATCTTCAACCTGTCCAGAGCGCGCACCGCTCCGAAACCCCGCGAAATGGACAGGCGTGCGACTGTGCGGGTCGTTCGAGGATCTGGTCCCTCTGCCTGATGAGCTGGCGTTTGATTTCTTTCATCTCACCGGGGGATATTGGGCGCTTGTGCTCGGGTTGGAGGGGATGCATcaggcgacgagggcggaGTTTGGGGTTTcggttggtggtgttgttgatagAGTTGGGGTTGAGTTTGATGGGGAGATGATGCTTAGGGGGGAGAAGATCTGGTTTGAGAGGGTTTGA
- a CDS encoding uncharacterized protein (COG:S;~EggNog:ENOG410PTYF) → MPSPHRGGNLSDMAPTGTTIPNDAGKMNTIPSVPRPEQRSEDAEFSYQGTGQPSTAFAADNSTDMPRSTKDMGFSGETITGTGNTFPAQGENAGNEIGANWPGAKGSTRGFKHANKNRGEFDTMGGPDDEGVEDVGEHQGRNYY, encoded by the coding sequence ATGCCCTCTCCCCACCGCGGCGGCAACCTCTCCGACATGGCTCCCACAGGGACAACGATCCCCAACGACGCCGGCAAAATGAACACAATCCCCTCAGTGCCGCGCCCCGAACAGCGCTCCGAAGACGCCGAGTTCTCATACCAAGGCACAGGCCAGCCCTCGACGGCCTTTGCAGCGGACAACTCGACCGACATGCCGCGGAGCACCAAGGACATGGGCTTCAGTGGCGAGACGATCACGGGCACGGGGAATACGTTCCCGGCGCAGGGCGAGAACGCGGGGAATGAGATTGGGGCGAATTGGCCGGGGGCGAAGGGGTCGACCAGGGGGTTTAAGCATGCGAATAAGAACCGGGGGGAGTTTGATACTATGGGCGGGCCGGATGatgagggggtggaggatgttgggGAGCATCAGGGGAGGAATTATTATTGA
- a CDS encoding glutathione S-transferase (COG:O;~EggNog:ENOG410PS1Y;~InterPro:IPR036249,IPR040079,IPR036282,IPR010987, IPR004045;~PFAM:PF13409,PF13417,PF13410;~go_function: GO:0005515 - protein binding [Evidence IEA];~go_process: GO:0006749 - glutathione metabolic process [Evidence IEA]), translated as MSPDYHLIGSYTRYSSWTARVETVLEYFEIPYTSKMLTFNEIKAHSPSGLVPMLHSTPLSITVTDSLAILEFLADQNPHIPLWPRDPALRALARSATAEMHSGFPALRNTFHTNFVARYEGLIPASRSAGAKQEIKRVLRIWDDARRVTVERLGAGAVGEYSSAGEDEGFLFGGFSIADAFYWPVLWRFRTYNLPLDDASPAVLKWMEKMWNDSKLKQLVHGYYRQAENPETRIEKYENIFAGEGVQASTFPEDWVFAAPRAA; from the exons ATGTCCCCTGACTACCATCTCATCGGGTCATACACCCGCTACTCCA GCTGGACAGCCCGAGTCGAGACAGTCCTCGAGTACTTCGAGATCCCATATACATCCAAAATGCTCACCTTCAACGAG ATCAAAGCCCACTCCCCCAGCGGCCTCGTCCCAATGCTCCACTCCACCCCGCTGTCCATAACAGTAACAGACTCCCTCGCGATTCTCGAGTTCCTCGCAGACCAGAACCCGCATATCCCGCTGTGGCCGCGCGATCCGGCCCTGCGCGCTCTGGCCCGCAGCGCCACCGCCGAGATGCACTCTGGGTTCCCGGCTCTGCGAAACACGTTTCACACGAACTTTGTCGCGCGGTATGAGGGGCTGATCCCTGCGTCTAGATCTGCGGGGGCGAAGCAGGAGATTAAGCGGGTGTTGAGGATCTGGGATGATGCAAGGAGGGTGACGGTCGAGAGACTGGGGGCTGGAGCTGTGGGTGAGTATTCCAGTGCaggcgaagatgaagggtTTCTGTTTGGGGGCTTTAGTATCGCCGATGCATTTTACTGGCCTGTTTTATGG CGCTTTCGCACGTACAATCTGCCCCTCGACGATGCGAGTCCAGCGGTGCTgaagtggatggagaagatgtgGAATGATTCGAAACTGAAGCAGCTGGTTCATGGGTACTATCGCCAGGCCGAGAACCCGGAGACGCGGATTGAGAAGTACGAGAACATCTTTGCCGGCGAGGGCGTGCAGGCCTCGACGTTTCCTGAGGACTGGGTGTTTGCTGCGCCTCGAGCTGCGTAA
- a CDS encoding uncharacterized protein (COG:S;~EggNog:ENOG410PXMD;~SECRETED:SignalP(1-18)), which yields MKATKLISALSALALVQAQQLDKPALSDDLDYLKEGNTNALPIRTSTISQWPAGSIPKDCKELAEGEDHSASDIEVYEVKYSDCGDAWLFCRHKEVEVDIEKAAETFSRVPLRMRDWVRQVLLFPGSNSAFAINGNVAFIGTTAENVDVMLHETGHGVDGFAAFGENLSSSEGFLDAYDSDTHVPDNYARSSQAENVAQNIVVAVYDSNVEGGFPGAQPNSDAISHQYEYIKKLGGDALKPAGPGETCDRHLENSETVQIDSAGDVSNVSSSTSSATPTSSATPSSSATPSSSASASPTPSSSSGQSVVFRRAYKPNSVFRREYPNIVRDFEPFEFRETF from the exons ATGAAGGCCACGAAGCTCATCTCCGCCCTGTCAGCACTCGCCCTAGTGCAGGCACAGCAACTCGACAAGCCAGCCCTAAGCGACGACCTCGACTACCTGAAGGAGGGCAACACCAACGCCCTGCCCATCCgcacctccaccatctcgCAATGGCCCGCCGGCTCCATCCCCAAGGACTGCAAGGAGCtcgccgagggcgaggacCACTCCGCCTCCGACATTGAGGTCTACGAGGTCAAGTACTCCGACTGCGGCGACGCGTGGCTCTTCTGCCGCCACaaggaggtcgaggtcgacatCGAAAAGGCCGCTGAGACTTTCTCGCGTGTGCCCCTTCGCATGCGCGACTGGGTCCGCCAGGTCCTGCTCTTCCCGGGTTCGAACTCGGCGTTTGCGATCAATGGTAATGTCGCTTTCATCGGTACGACCGCTGAGAACGTCGATGTCATGCTCCATGAGACCGGGCATGGTGTTGACggctttgctgcctttgGCGAGAACCTTAGCT CAAGCGAGGGCTTCCTCGACGCGTACGATAGCGACACCCACGTCCCCGACAACTACGCGCGCTCCAGCCAGGCCGAGAACGTCGCGCAgaacatcgtcgtcgccgtctaCGACTCCAACGTCGAGGGCGGCTTCCCCGGCGCCCAGCCCAACTCCGACGCCATCTCGCACCAGTACGAGTACATCAAGAAGCTCGGCGGCGATGCCCTCAAGCCCGCTGGCCCTGGTGAGACGTGCGACCGCCACCTCGAGAACTCCGAGACGGTCCAGATCGACTCTGCCGGTGATGTCTCGAATGTTAGCTCTAGCACTTCTTCTGCTACGCCGACTTCGTCTGCtactccttcttcctctgctaCGCCTTCGTCGtctgcttcggcttcgcctACCCCCAGCTCGTCTTCGGGCCAGTCGGTGGTTTTCCGTCGCGCTTACAAGCCTAACAGCGTCTTCCGCCGCGAGTACCCCAACATTGTCCGCGACTTTGAGCCTTTCGAGTTCCGTGAGACTTTTTAA
- a CDS encoding DUF3632 domain-containing protein (COG:S;~EggNog:ENOG410PTCH;~InterPro:IPR022085;~PFAM:PF12311), whose protein sequence is MPLHLKLEGPLEESEIEKPSNELPTPPKPTFLASLWDKFKGTKKSKRPDTYARTTSYSDDKFFLILNDFLQPETTKSLNETVQSLLALLPENAPGSGEIYSAGEIIIEIAEQIPYSHPSQWKLIALVEQLSTKDKFLSKWPDEMGTRHRCSMLCDSLRDSLTGPNDEIPNEWPNLSAFYARIDACHLFSNHPTFAIWTMREAFEERPEDDQQYFAGMKDQCVIAAAQHILWDGQELFKKITFMSDVDEDDLRSWKPGRLYDGDSRYTLQRWQFWKAGFHAAAGDAELGDEARDVARRAATLMDAFESTMAF, encoded by the exons ATGCCTCTCCATCTGAAGCTCGAAGGCCCTCTGGAGGAATCCGAAATTGAGAAGCCCTCGAATGAACTTCCAACCCCGCCCAAACCCACCTTCCTAGCTTCATTATGGGATAAATTCAAAGGaaccaagaagagcaagcGCCCAGATACCTATGCTAGAACAACTTCATACAGCGATGACAAGTTTTTCCTTATTCTAAACGATTTCCTTCAGCCAGAGACAACCAAGTCCCTGAATGAGACTGTGCAGTCTCTGCTCGCCCTCCTTCCTGAAAACGCCCCCGGGTCCGGCGAAATATACTCTGCTGGCGAAATCATCATCGAGATAGCAGAGCAGATTCCATACTCCCACCCATCCCAGTGGAAGCTCATTGCCCTGGTTGAGCAGCTCTCCACAAAGGACAAATTTCTCAGCAAGTGGCCTGATGAGATG GGAACAAGACATAGATGCTCGATGCTTTGTGATTCCCTGCGAGATTCATTGACGG GCCCCAACGATGAAATCCCAAATGAATGGCCAAACCTCAGCGCATTCTATGCCCGCATCGACGCGTGCCATCTCTTCTCTAACCATCCTACATTCGCCATCTGGACGATGCGTGAAGCCTTCGAAGAGCGGCCCGAGGATGACCAGCAGTACTTCGCCGGCATGAAAGATCAATGCGTCATCGCAGCGGCGCAGCACATTCTCTGGGATGGTCAGGAGCTCTTCAAGAAGATTACCTTTATGAGTGacgttgacgaggatgatctGCGGAGCTGGAAACCCGGGCGCTTGTATGACGGGGATTCGAGATATACCCTGCAGCGATGGCAGTTCTGGAAGGCTGGCTTTCATGCTGCGGCGGGGGATGCAGAGCTTGGAGATGAAGCGAGGGATGTAGCCCGTAGAGCGGCGACGTTGATGGATGCGTTTGAGAGTACTATGGCTTTTTGA
- a CDS encoding DUF924 family protein (COG:S;~EggNog:ENOG410PT58;~InterPro:IPR011990,IPR010323;~PFAM:PF06041;~go_function: GO:0005515 - protein binding [Evidence IEA]) codes for MLRKTMSSSAGRTYTQILDFWFSPKSSPDYLQQKSFWYGSAADDAYVRKNLGPSYNEAKNGHLDNWMDLAHGEGALALILLLDQVPRNIFRGSPDAYATDAQAVAVARHAVDKGWDRELPGIQRRYLYSPFNHSENLQDQEESVRLFTELGDPYHLRWARDFRDQIRRDGRFKHRDGVLGR; via the coding sequence ATGCTGAGAAAAACCATGTCTTCATCTGCCGGAAGAACGTACACCCAAATCCTCGACTTCTGGTTCAGCCCAAAGTCCTCCCCCGACTACCTGCAGCAAAAGTCCTTCTGGTACGGAAGCGCAGCCGACGACGCATACGTGCGCAAGAACCTTGGACCCTCCTACAACGAAGCCAAAAATGGCCATCTGGATAACTGGATGGATCTTGCCCACGGAGAAGGCGCTCTagccctcatcctcctcctaGACCAGGTCCCCCGCAACATCTTTCGCGGGTCGCCCGATGCCTACGCGACGGATGCACAGGCAGTGGCTGTTGCGCGCCATGCTGTAGACAAGGGCTGGGACCGGGAGCTGCCGGGGATTCAGAGGCGATATCTTTATTCGCCGTTTAACCACTCGGAGAATTTACAGGACCAGGAGGAGTCTGTTAGACTGTTTACGGAGCTCGGTGATCCGTACCATTTGCGCTGGGCGAGGGATTTTCGTGACCAGATTAGGCGGGATGGAAGATTCAAGCATCGTGATGGTGTACTGGGGAGGTAA
- a CDS encoding uncharacterized protein (InterPro:IPR011598,IPR036638;~PFAM:PF00010;~go_function: GO:0046983 - protein dimerization activity [Evidence IEA]), giving the protein MSPRAPGNNMNLQLHGAAAPVGPVAPAGPAGPAGPSGPAPAFPASPFVPQQALLSGYQQDMAPQLDPSMSESPLSMKSEIMTPDVSMADLLSLPESTLPQSAIPTENMQHSFMPDGTIPNGIMPHDLISKGALPHDMISNGMVPDGTMPDMMDPQMNRLEGLQGLPGVPTYTDEYPSSNHEQAWFQCSSGGLGSSDLSRAQSLDIDSNSPGTIHSFGSMQAPLMGFTSPMPVQIHLQHAPAPYPMSPRPGSNRIICNNRSNRNRYTPAQYGRGISGPVPGLESHASPRTNAELEQEARHAQRRKSHNSVEKRYRHNLNAKYLQLDSAISRSACSFPVAGGSCPGSEDKVHSQIAPSDQEAEAAVKKKGGQRASQSKAGVLAGAIARLQQMADEIHMLKLKVAMCEASRVADSQQVHDGVDAEHGDEDKDAPHDVEDV; this is encoded by the coding sequence ATGAGTCCCAGGGCTCCTGGCAATAACATGAATTTGCAGCTGCacggtgctgctgcgcctgttGGTCCTGTTGCGCCTGCTGGTcctgctggccctgctggtcCTTCTggtcctgctcctgctttCCCTGCCAGTCCATTCGTCCCCCAGCAGGCTCTTCTCAGCGGCTACCAGCAGGACATGGCACCCCAGCTTGACCCTTCGATGTCTGAGAGTCCTTTGTCGATGAAATCGGAAATCATGACACCGGATGTCTCCATGGCTGACTTGCTCAGCTTGCCAGAGTCCACGCTGCCACAGAGCGCCATTCCAACTGAAAACATGCAACACAGCTTCATGCCAGATGGGACTATTCCAAACGGGATTATGCCGCACGATTTGATTTCCAAGGGGGCTTTGCCGCACGATATGATCTCCAATGGGATGGTGCCAGATGGTACTATGCCGGACATGATGGATCCACAGATGAACCGCCTCGAGGGCTTGCAGGGTCTACCAGGGGTGCCAACGTACACAGACGAGTACCCCTCGAGCAACCACGAACAAGCCTGGTTCCAGTGTTCTTCGGGCGGCCTCGGAAGCAGCGACCTCAGCAGAGCACAGTCGTTAGACatcgacagcaacagcccaggCACAATACACTCGTTCGGGTCCATGCAAGCGCCACTGATGGGGTTCACCAGCCCGATGCCGGTGCAAATCCACCTTCAGCATGCACCAGCTCCATACCCGATGTCCCCCAGGCCTGGCAGCAACCGCATCATTTGCAACAACCgcagcaaccgcaaccgGTATACACCGGCCCAGTACGGCCGCGGGATCTCAGGCCCAGTGCCAGGGCTAGAGTCGCACGCATCACCGCGGACCAACGCCGAACTCGAACAAGAGGCCCGCCATGCCCAGCGGCGCAAATCGCATAACTCCGTCGAGAAGAGATACCGGCATAACCTCAATGCCAAATATCTCCAGCTCGATTCCGCTATCAGTAGATCGGCCTGTTCTTTTCCGGTCGCCGGGGGTTCTTGTCCAGGTTCGGAGGATAAAGTGCACTCGCAAATCGCACCTTCAGACCAAGAAGCCGAGGCAGCTGTAAAAAAGAAGGGCGGCCAGCGGGCTTCACAATCCAAGGCGGGGGTTCTCGCGGGCGCAATTGCGCGCCTGCAGCAAATGGCAGACGAGATCCAtatgttgaagttgaaggtgGCTATGTGCGAGGCTTCTCGTGTTGCAGACTCGCAGCAGGTGCATGATGGGGTTGACGCTGAACACGGCGACGAAGACAAGGATGCGCCGCATGATGTCGAGGACGTTTAG
- a CDS encoding glycoside hydrolase family 76 protein (CAZy:GH76;~COG:U;~EggNog:ENOG410PYVP;~InterPro:IPR005198,IPR008928,IPR014480;~PFAM:PF03663;~SECRETED:SignalP(1-25);~TransMembrane:1 (n6-17c25/26o437-458i);~go_function: GO:0008496 - mannan endo-1,6-alpha-mannosidase activity [Evidence IEA];~go_process: GO:0005975 - carbohydrate metabolic process [Evidence IEA];~go_process: GO:0016052 - carbohydrate catabolic process [Evidence IEA]): protein MRWGSVLSLSGAALVLLLQGQPVLSTIEIQPTSIDSLTEAGETLTDPMWEFYLQNQTEGIPGKLTDTWYVAGAMFMTMIQFWHVSGYDKHNEVISHDMMFQSGRNFDYFDSNYSQWLGNDDQMFWGLAAITASETGFPEVEDKEKPTWTSLARAVFTMQNDRWDTEKCDGGITWQIHPWQAGYTLRNSISNGGLFQLAARLGRFTRNDTYIEAAEKIWDWSEASPLIQPKRNWFVADSTSGDNNCKDSGDMQWSYNYGTYLAGAAYMYNYTEDAKWRKRTEGLLGRLTTDFFPKQYDGKIFSDYACEPKQTCDRNMLNFKGWSAQWMAMAATLVPELRPQVEAKMQSSAVAIGTSCVGESEGLKNLCGSRWWGAKWDGIKGLEVQQAALGGITANLMLLSSASAKTIDTNPDAKEEYLDTSEDPSGELKPISTGDRVGSWILTVLWGAGIVAAGWWLMKQQ from the exons ATGCGCTGGGGCTCTGTGCTGTCCCTCAGTGGGGCCGCCCTGGTGTTGCTGCTCCAGGGCCAGCCCGTCCTATCAACTATCGAGATCCAGCCTACTTCCATTG ACTCGCTCACGGAGGCTGGTGAGACCCTCACCGACCCAATGTGGGAGTTCTACCTGCAGAACCAGACTGAAGGCATTCCCGGAAAGCTGACCGACACCTGGTATGTCGCCGGTGCGATGTTCATGACCATGATCCAATTCTGGCACGTGTCTGGCTACGACAAGCACAATGAAGTCATCTCGCATGACATGATGTTCCAGTCCGGCAGAAACTTCGACTACTTTGACTCCAACTACAGTCAATGGCTG GGTAACGATGACCAAATGTTCTGGGGTCTCGCTGCCATCACCGCCTCGGAGACTGGTTTCCCAGAGGTCGAGGACAAGGAAAAGCCGACGTGGACCTCCCTGGCCCGCGCCGTCTTCACCATGCAGAACGACCGCTGGGACACAGAGAAGTGCGACGGTGGCATCACCTGGCAAATCCACCCCTGGCAGGCCGGCTACACGCTGCGCAACTCCATCTCAAACGGCGGgctcttccagctcgccGCCCGGCTGGGCCGCTTCACGCGCAACGACACTTATATCGAAGCGGCCGAGAAGATCTGGGACTGGTCCGAAGCGTCGCCGCTCATCCAGCCGAAGAGGAATTGGTTCGTTGCCGATTCCACCTCGGGCGACAACAACTGCAAGGACAGCGGCGACATGCAATGGTCCTACAACTACGGCACCTACCTTGCCGGTGCCGCTTACATGTACAACTAC ACCGAAGACGCCAAATGGCGCAAGCGCACAGAAGGTCTCCTCGGCCGACTGACCACAGACTTCTTCCCGAAGCAATACGACGGCAAAATCTTCTCCGACTACGCGTGCGAACCCAAACAAACCTGCGACCGCAACATGCTCAACTTCAAGGGCTGGTCGGCGCAGtggatggccatggccgCGACCCTAGTGCCCGAGCTGCGGCCGCAGGTCGAGGCCAAGATGCAAAGTTCCGCCGTGGCAATCGGCACCTCGTGCGTCGGCGAGTCCGAGGGTCTGAAGAACCTGTGCGGCTCGCGCTGGTGGGGCGCCAAGTGGGATGGGATCAAGGGGCTGGAGGTGCAGCAGGCCGCGCTCGGTGGGATTACGGCGAATCTGATGCTGCTGAGTAGTgcgtcggcgaagacgatTGACACGAATCCCGATGCGAAGGAGGAGTATCTGGATACGAGCGAGGACCCCAGCGGCGAGCTGAAGCCGATTTCGACGGGGGATCGCGTCGGCTCGTGGATTCTGACTGTGCTTTGGGGGGCTGGAATtgtggctgctgggtggTGGTTGATGAAGCAGCAGTAG
- a CDS encoding uncharacterized protein (COG:S;~EggNog:ENOG410Q20J), which yields MAFLQVKHSRKLNIWIILTLEKEVELAIPDAKLEAATAALASARIPQCTDPACPELQTDKESSLHASNYLDPVTGEHFISREVAERVCAKNRYHIVSQRHFHLQHKWSYYTVLRLYTKSSILWWLPEIALGPVADESFILSTDLDLPPGRSDRGSSTGPWTELYPIKSLRPAKLYEALVLLCCLYWNSVDEVDSSFEDMSQSLYESLEDPVYTEISDNIRPEFKPVWAAMHGSLDQERREALPPGASFFELLRFRKRLLAAELPQSKDIPPLPRLAADDNVVTLPEDQGRST from the exons ATGGCTTTCCTGCAAGTGAAACATTCCCGGAAGTTAAATATCTGGATCATTCTGACTCTTGAAAAGGAAGTTGAGCTCGCCATTCCTGACGCCAAACTTGAGGCTGCTACGGCTGCTCTTGCATCGGCCAGAATTCCTCAATGCACCGACCCGGCTTGTCCTGAGCTACAAACAGATAAGGAGTCGAGTTTGCACGCATCGAACTATTTGGATCCTGTCACGGGTGAGCATTTCATCAGTCGTGAGGTAGCAGAACGGGTGTGTGCGAAAAACAGGTATCATATAGTTTCCCAGCGGCatttccatcttcagcacAAGTGGAGCTATTACACGGTCCTCCGGTTATATACCAAATCCAGCATTCTCTGGTGGCTGCCAGAGATCGCCCTCGGACCTGTTGCTGATGAGAGCTTCATACTATCCACTGATCTCGACCTACCACCTGGACGATCGGACAGGGGATCTAGTACGGGCCCATGGACTGAGCTTTACCCAATCAAGTCTCTAAGACCAGCAAAGCTCTACGAG GCCTTGGTATTACTCTGCTGTCTCTACTGGAATAGTGTGGATGAAGTTGACTCATCGTTCGAAGATATGTCCCAGTCTCTGTATGAATCACTTGAAGATCCAGTGTATACAGAAATCAGCGACAACATCAGGCCAGAGTTTAAGCCTGTTTGGGCTGCCATGCACGGGTCCCTGGATCAAGAGAGACGCGAGGCATTGCCCCCAGGAGCTAGTTTTTTCGAGCTCTTGAGATTTCGCAAGCGATTGCTTGCTGCTGAATTGCCCCAGAGCAAAGATATTCCGCCTTTGCCCCGTCTTGCTGCCGACGATAATGTTGTGACGCTGCCGGAAGACCAGGGAAGATCGACTTAG